One region of Carya illinoinensis cultivar Pawnee chromosome 8, C.illinoinensisPawnee_v1, whole genome shotgun sequence genomic DNA includes:
- the LOC122318725 gene encoding filament-like plant protein 4, which produces MDRRSWPWKKKSSDKAAAEKAAAASNTAGAASQSDQDNYKKPNYVQISVESYALLTSLEDQVKTYEEQVQTLEDQNEELNEKLSAAHSEMTTKENLVKQHAKVAEEAVSGWEKAEAEALALKNHLESVTLAKRSAEDRASHLDGALKECMRQIRNLKEDHEQKLQEVVLTRTKQWDKIRLEFEAKIVNLEQELLKSAAENAALSRSLQERSSMLVKISEEKLQAEADVELLKSNVDTCQREINSLKYELHIVSKELEIRNEEKNMSVRSEEVANKQHMEGVKKIAKLEAECQRLRGLVRKKLPGPAAMAQMKLEVENLGRDYGETRLRRSPGKPSSPHLSPVPEFSVDNTQKFHKENEFLTERLLATEEETKMLKEALAKRNSELQASRSLCAKTASKLQVLEAQIQGCNQQKSSPKSIIQVTAEGSSSQNASNPPSLTSMSEDGNDDERSCADSLSTSLISELSQFKKEMNREKLNKVENENHLELMDDFLEMEKLACLSNDSNGAILNSSNNKIPEIPNRDSSEVTTETDLQSEQHRNLNALENQVCSSMELSESNHGSHVDQLPLTRLQSKISMVFESVHKNPDMGKILADIKLVLLEAHESLRQHPVNCASKEVDYSVGTSDRKSHPAVGVLTAEKEISLSQPAIETVNIVSEDLAAAISRIHDFIVFLGNEALVVHDISPDGSGLSEKIEEFFVTFNKVMYSKTSLDDFVLDLSHVLAKASELRFNFLGYKVTDAGISSPDCIDKVALPENKVVQKDSSEGKYHSGCDHISSPTSDLEVPDDGNLVSGFESNSTSCKFSLEEFEELKSEKDTLVVDLARCTENLEIMKSQLQETEHLLAEVKSQLSSAQKSNSLAETQLKCMAESYRSLEAHAAELETELDFLRAKTETLENELQGEKKSLQDALARCGELQEQLQRNESCSVCAAAADIALKAKQGTELEAAAEKLAECQETIVLLGKQLKALRPQTELMGSPYSERSQRDEGLTDNEPTTSGMNLQYFDQTEMGTAAPPNVQKLGAEYPMDLYSSPCSPPDAEGNHHQSSPISSKHPKHRPTKSTSSSSSTPTPEKQSRGLTRFFSSKAKNGL; this is translated from the exons ATGGACCGACGGAGTTGGCCGTGGAAGAAAAAATCATCCGACAAGGCAGCTGCTGAAAAAGCGGCTGCTGCTTCTAACACTGCCGGTGCTGCTTCTCAGTCTGATCAG GATAACTACAAAAAACCAAACTATGTTCAAATTTCTGTGGAGTCATATGCGCTTCTGACCAGTTTGGAGGATCAAGTGAAGACATATGAGGAACAGGTGCAGACACTGGAGGATCAGAATGAGGAATTGAATGAAAAGCTGTCAGCAGCTCATTCAGAGATGACTACCAAGGAAAACTTGGTAAAGCAGCATGCCAAAGTTGCTGAAGAAGCTGTCTCAG GTTGGGAAAAAGCTGAAGCAGAAGCCCTAGCATTGAAGAATCATCTGGAGTCTGTCACGCTTGCAAAACGCTCAGCTGAAGATCGGGCATCACATTTGGATGGCGCTCTGAAAGAGTGCATGCGGCAGATACGTAATCTCAAGGAAGATCATGAACAGAAATTGCAAGAAGTTGTTCTTACCAGAACCAAGCAGTGGGACAAAATTAGGCTTGAGTTTGAAGCGAAGATAGTTAACTTAGAGCAGGAACTCCTAAAGTCTGCTGCTGAAAATGCTGCCCTTTCAAGGTCTTTGCAGGAACGTTCAAGCATGCTAGTCAAGATAAGTGAAGAAAAGTTACAGGCTGAGGCTGACGTTGAGCTCTTGAAGAGCAATGTTGATACATGTCAAAGGGAAATAAATTCTCTTAAATATGAACTCCACATAGTTTCCAAAGAGCTGGAAATTCGTAATGAAGAAAAGAACATGAGTGTGAGGTCTGAAGAGGTAGCGAACAAGCAGCATATGGAGGGTGTTAAAAAAATAGCTAAGCTTGAAGCAGAGTGCCAAAGATTACGTGGTCTCGTGAGGAAGAAGTTGCCTGGTCCTGCTGCAATGGCCCAAATGAAACTAGAGGTTGAGAATTTAGGCCGAGATTATGGAGAAACTCGATTAAGAAGGTCTCCTGGTAAGCCTTCAAGTCCACACCTCTCTCCAGTGCCCGAGTTTTCTGTTGATAATACTCAGAAGTTCCATAAAGAGAATGAATTTCTCACTGAACGTCTACTGGCAACGGAAGAAGAAACAAAGATGCTCAAAGAAGCTTTGGCAAAGCGTAACAGTGAATTGCAGGCTTCAAGAAGTTTGTGTGCTAAGACGGCTAGCAAGCTCCAAGTTTTAGAAGCACAAATACAAGGCTGCAATCAACAAAAAAGTTCACCAAAATCTATCATTCAGGTCACCGCTGAAGGTTCTTCAAGTCAAAATGCAAGCAATCCACCAAGCTTGACCTCCATGTCTGAGGATGGAAATGATGACGAGAGAAGTTGCGCTGATTCTTTGTCTACATCATTGATTTCTGAGCTCTCCCAATTCAAGAAAGAAATGAACAGAGAGAAATTGAACAAGGTTGAAAACGAAAATCACTTGGAGCTTATGGATGATTTTCTTGAGATGGAGAAGTTGGCTTGTCTATCAAATGATTCAAATGGAGCCATCTTGAATTCTTCCAATAATAAGATACCTGAAATCCCAAATAGGGATTCATCAGAAGTCACTACTGAGACAGATCTCCAGTCTGAACAGCATCGAAATTTAAATGCATTAGAGAATCAGGTATGTTCTAGCATGGAATTGTCAGAATCAAATCATGGCTCTCATGTAGACCAGCTGCCGCTAACAAGGCTTCagtcaaaaatttcaatggtATTTGAATCTGTGCACAAGAATCCTGATATGGGGAAAATTTTGGCAGATATTAAGCTTGTTTTGCTGGAAGCACACGAATCTCTTCGTCAGCACCCTGTAAATTGTGCTTCCAAGGAAGTTGACTATTCGGTTGGCACATCTGACCGGAAGTCTCATCCTGCAGTTGGTGTGTTAACTGCAGAGAAGGAAATTTCTTTATCCCAGCCAGCTATAGAAACTGTGAATATAGTTAGCGAAGATTTGGCAGCTGCCATTTCACGGATTCATGACTTCATAGTGTTTTTGGGCAACGAGGCATTGGTAGTCCATGATATCTCACCTGATGGCAGTGGATTGAGTGAAAAAATTGAGGAGTTCTTTGTCACCTTTAATAAAGTCATGTACAGTAAGACTAGTTTGGATGATTTTGTTCTTGATCTTTCTCATGTTTTAGCTAAAGCCAGTGAATTAAGATTCAACTTCTTGGGTTATAAGGTTACTGATGCAGGAATTAGCAGTCCCGATTGCATAGACAAGGTTGCTTTACCTGAGAATAAAGTAGTTCAAAAGGATTCATCGGAAGGAAAATATCATAGTGGTTGTGACCACATTTCTAGTCCCACTTCTGACCTTGAGGTTCCTGATGATGGAAATTTAGTCTCAGGGTTTGAATCAAATTCCACATCATGTAAGTTCTCATTAGAGGAGTTTGAGGAATTGAAATCAGAGAAAGATACGTTGGTGGTGGATCTAGCAAGATGTACCGAGAACCTAGAGATTATGAAATCACAGTTGCAGGAAACTGAGCACCTTCTAGCAGAAGTTAAATCACAATTATCATCTGCTCAAAAGTCAAACAGCTTGGCCGAGACACAGTTGAAATGTATGGCTGAGTCATACAGATCTCTTGAAGCACATGCAGCGGAGTTAGAAACTGAGCTGGATTTTTTGCGAGCTAAAACAGAAACTTTAGAAAATGAGCTTCAAGGGGAAAAGAAGAGTCTTCAGGATGCACTGGCTAGATGCGGGGAACTCCAAGAGCAATTGCAAAG GAACGAGAGCTGCTCTGTTTGTGCTGCAGCAGCTGATATTGCTCTCAAGGCGAAACAG GGGACAGAGTTAGAAGCTGCAGCAGAGAAGCTAGCTGAGTGCCAAGAAACCATTGTCCTTCTTGGCAAGCAGCTGAAAGCTTTGCGCCCTCAAACAGAGCTTATGGGATCTCCTTACAGCGAGAGGAGTCAAAGGGATGAAGGTCTCACAGACAATGAACCAACTACTAGTGGCATGAACTTGCAATACTTTGATCAAACCGAAATGGGCACTGCTGCTCCTCCCAATGTGCAAAAACTAGGTGCCGAATATCCCATGGACTTATATAGTTCCCCATGTAGCCCGCCCGATGCTGAAGGAAACCATCACCAGAGTTCACCAATCAGCTCAAAACATCCAAAACACAGGCCCACCAAGTCAacctcttcatcttcttctacccCAACACCAGAGAAACAGTCGAGAGGACTTACCCGGTTCTTCTCCTCGAAAGCAAAGAACGGACTTTAG